The Nicotiana tabacum cultivar K326 chromosome 1, ASM71507v2, whole genome shotgun sequence genome segment taactccctaaattttaaaaagttttgCATGAGTctccctgtaattgggcctatacACCAGCCAGAGAATCCCAACACCAGTCCTAACaataaaaccaaaacataacaacgTAAAACAACAGGGAAAACACACTAGCCTCTATGCCATTAAACAGTACATTACCATGAAGGAGTAACTTCTACATATTCCATACAGGGGAAACATATTTTATAAAAAGCTAGCTTTTAACATCATGGACAccattacatagctattcaaataaattaggaTACTTCTCCTACATCTCttcctcggtctcccaggtggcctcttcaacttgttggtATTGCCATGACACTCTCACGGAGGCAATCTCCTTATTTGTCAACTTTTGAACTTGCCTCAAGAACTGCAACTAGAACTTCTTCATAAGTAAATTCTTCATTAAATCCAATAGTATCAACTGGAAAAATGAGAGATGGATCAACAACCACCTTTgtcaacatggatacatgaaacaccgggtgaaCTAAAGAAATCTCTTGAGGTAGTTCTAGACTATAAGCCATATGACCAATCCTctaaatgattttgtacggtaTGACATATCTAGGACTCAATTTCACTTTTttaccaaaccgcattataccTTCATGGGGGATACTTTCAAGActacccaatcatcctctttgaactccaaatccctacgatgCATATCTGAATAGGACTTCTCACATCTCTGGGTAGTtttcaactgctccttaatgatATTAACCTtatccatagcctgatgcatgaaGTCTGGCCCTATTAACtttacttccccaatctcaaaccatccaatgggagatctacatttCCTACCGTATAAATCCTCgaacagtgccatctgaatgctagcat includes the following:
- the LOC107773343 gene encoding uncharacterized protein LOC107773343; the protein is MAFSLSMDDGTLSWDDDVPLIEFFCNSSYHASIQMALFEDLYGRKCRSPIGWFEIGEVKLIGPDFMHQAMDKVNIIKEQLKTTQRCEKSYSDMHRRDLEFKEDDWVVLKVSPMKVVVDPSLIFPVDTIGFNEEFTYEEVLVAVLEASSKVDK